The stretch of DNA AACCCTGTCGCCTTGAGCCCTCGTGGAACGGCGAGACCGGGGCGGATGGGGGCCACCACCCTTTCCGGATCGACAAGAGTATTTTGTCGGCCACCTCATAAAAATCGACGCGCATTTCCGAACGGTTTGACGCACAGTGCGCAGCCGTTCGCGGGCGGCTGCCCGCACGACCGGTCACCCGCACGGCAACAGCCGGCGGTCGGGCGCCGAGCCCGCAATCCAGGGAGGGAACGCCCATGCCGTCAGACATCGAGATCGCCCGCGCCGCGACCCTGAAGCCGATCGCGCAGGTCGCCGAGCGACTCGGCATCCCGGATGACGCGCTCCACAATTACGGCAAGCACATCGCCAAGATCGACCACGGCTACATCGCCGGGCTGGAGAGCCGGAAGCCCGGCAAGCTCGTGCTGGTCACCGCGATCTCCCCGACCCCGGCCGGCGAGGGCAAGACCACCACCACGGTGGGCCTGGGCGACGCCCTGAACCGCATCGGCGAGAAGACCATGATCTGCCTGCGCGAGCCCTCGCTCGGGCCGTGCTTCGGCATGAAGGGGGGTGCGGCCGGCGGCGGCAAGGCGCAGGTCGTGCCGATGGAGCAGATCAACCTGCACTTCACCGGCGACTTCCACGCCATCACGTCGGCCCACAGCCTCGCGGCCGCGCTGATCGACAACCACGTCTACTGGGCGAACGAGCTCAACATCGACGTCCGCCGCATCCACTGGCGCCGGGTCGTCGACATGAACGACCGGGCTTTGCGCCAGATCACCCAGTCGCTCGGCGGCGTCGCCAACGGCTTCCCCCGCGAGGACGGGTTCGACATCACGGTGGCCTCCGAGGTGATGGCGGTGTTCTGCCTCGCGCGTGACCTCGCCGACCTGGAGGAGCGCCTCGGCCGGATCGTCATCGCCGAGACCCGCGACCGCAAGCTCGTCACCCTCAAGGACGTGAAGGCGACCGGCGCCATGACGGTGCTGCTCAAGGACGCCCTGCAGCCGAACCTCGTGCAGACGCTCGAGGGCAACCCGGCGCTGATCCATGGCGGCCCCTTCGCCAACATCGCCCATGGCTGCAACTCGGTGATCGCCACAAGGGCCGGCCTGCGGCTCGCCGACTACACGGTGACGGAGGCCGGCTTCGGCGCCGATCTCGGCGCCGAGAAGTTCTTGGACATCAAGTGCCGGCAGGCGGGCCTGACCCCGTCGGCGGTCGTGGTCGTGGCGACGATCCGCGCCCTCAAGATGCACGGCGGCGTCGACAAGAAGAGCCTGGGCGGCGAGAACATCGACGCCCTGGAGAAGGGGTTCGCCAACCTCGCCCGGCACGTCACCAACCTGCGCGGCTTCGGCCTGCCGGTGGTGGTCGGCGTCAACCACTTCCACGCCGACACCGACGCCGAGCACGCCAAGCTGAAAGAGCTGTGCCGCGAGCGCCTCGACGTCGAGGCGATCACCTGCCGCCACTGGGCCGAGGGCGGCGCCGGGGCCGAGGAGCTCGCCCGCGCGGTGGTGAAGCTCAGCCAGGCCGAGCCGGCGCCGATCCGCCACGCCTACGAGACCGAGAGCCGGCTCACCGACAAGATCCGGGCGATCGCCACCAAGCTCTACGGCGCCGCCGACATCCAGATCGAGACGAAGGCCCAGGCCAAGCTCGCCACCTTCGAGAAGGACGGCTACGGCCACCTGCCGATCTGCATGGCCAAGACGCAGTACTCGTTCTCCACCGACCCGACCCTGATGGGCGCCCCCGAGGGCCACATCGTCGGCGTGCGCGACGTCCGGCTCTCGGCCGGCGCGGGCTTCGTGGTGGCGATCTGCGGGGAGATCATGACCATGCCGGGCCTGCCCCGGGTGCCGGCCGCCGACACGATCCGCCTTGACGCCAACGGGCAGATCGACGGGCTGTTCTGAGGGACGTCGCGCCCGCCCGTCCCCCAGAGGAGGGCGGGCGCCGTTCCGGGATGCGCCTCACACCGTCCCGAACAAGTCCACCGCCAGCCGCGAATGGGCCTCGCGCAGGCGCCCCGTATCGACCCCGAGCGGCTGCCCGTCGATCACCCGCCAGCGCCCCGCCACCATCACCCGGTCGGCCCGGGTGGCGCCGCACAGGACCAGTGCCGCCAGCGGGTCGTGGGCGCCGGAGAAGCGCAGTTCGTCCAGGGTGAACAGCGCGAGGTCGGCCTCCCGGCCCGGCGCGATCCGGCCGATATCGGAGCGGCCGAGGCACGCTGCCGAGCCCTCGGTCGCCCAGCGGAGGGCATCCCGATGGCTCACGGCCTCGGCCCCGTAGGTCAGCCGGTTGATCATCAGGGCGTGGCGCACGCCCTCCATCAGGTTCGAGCTGTCGTTCGAGGCCGAGCCGTCGACCCCGAGGCCCACGGGCGCGCCCGCCGCCTCCAGCTCGCAGGTGCGGCAGCGGCCGGACGCCAGGGTCATGTTCGAGGTCGGGCAGTGGCACACGCCGACGCCGGCCTGGCCCAGGCGCGCGACCTCGGCATCGGTGAAATGGATGCCGTGGGCGAGCCAGACCCGGTCGCTCAGCCAGCCGACCTCCTCCAGGTACTCCACCGGCCGGCAGCCGAACATCGACTGGCAGTAGGCATCCTCGTCCAGCGTCTCGCCGAGATGGGTGTGGAGCCGGCTCCCGTGCCGGGCGGCCAGCGCGGCGCTCTCGCACATCAGGCGCTTGGTCACCGCGAAGGGCGAGCACGGCGCGAGCGCGACCTGCACCATCGCGCCGGGGGCGGGATCGTGGAACAGGTTCAGCACCCGCTCGCAATCCGAAAGAATCGTGTCGTCGTCCTGCGTCAGCGCCTCGGGAGGCAGGCCGCCCTCCCGGTCGGAGAGGCTCATGGAGCCGCGGGTGATGGCGGCGCGGATCCCGAGGGCCCGGGCCTCCGCGACCTGGACGTCGATCGAATCCTCCAGACCCTTCGGGAACAGGTAGTGGTGGTCGCCCGCCGTGGTGCAGCCCGAGAGGAGCAGCTCGGTGAAGGCCACCTGCGTGGCGAGCCGGAACGCCTCCGGGGTGATCCGCCCCCAGACCGTGTAGAGCGCCTTCAGCCAGGGGAAGAGCGGCTTGTTGATCGCGAGCGGATGGGCGCGGGTGAGGGTCTGGAAGGCGTGATGGTGGGTGTTGATCAGCCCGGGGATGACCACGTGGCGCGACGCGTCGAAGGTCTCGTCGACGGGAGCCGCGGGCTTCGCGCCCGCCGGCACGTGCTCGACGATCCGGGTTCCCGCGACCACCACCCCGCCGGCGGCCCCCTCGGCCAGGATGGCGAGCGGATCGCGGATCCACAGGCGGCGGGGGCCCGGTTCAGCTGCCTCGGCCATGCTCTCGGTCGCTCCGTCCGCCCAACCCGGGATGCGTAGCGGAGGGGCCGGACCACCCGCAAGCCTGCGCCGGGCGCGGCGCGCTAGCGGATGCCCGCGCCCGGTGCCCAGGACTGGCCGCGCATCGCCGCGCGGGTCCCGGCCTCGGCCGCCTGGCTCCGGAAGGATCCGGCCGTCTGGACGTGCTGCGGCGCCCCGCCGGCCGGCACGGCGGCGCCCCGCCGGGTGAGCCAGGCCTCCATCTCGGCGAGCTGACGGGTCCAGGGATCCGTCGCATGCCCGAGGCCGACCTGCGCCATCGCGATCGCGCCCTGGTGATGGGGGATCGTCTGACGCCGGAAATCGACGTCCGGATCCCCGTATCGGGAAGGAACCGCCCTGGCGCGCATCATCGCGCCGTGCGCGGCCTTGAAGCCCTGCGCGGGGTATCGCGGAACCCGGGTACCGAAGGGCCGTGAGACGAAGGCTGCGCGCGGGCCAGGCTCGCGGTCAGAACAAGCCCGAGGCTCAGAGGCGGCCGAGATGTCGCATGCGCGTTGTCCACCCGTGCAGGGTTCGATTCGGGCGCGCTACGGGTTACCACGGTGGGACGGTCAACGCCCCGGCACCGATCAGGGTTGACGGGCCCGGCCGTGCTTGGGAAACGTCACGGAGACTGACCTATCACCCGTTGGGAGCGGCCGCGCCGTGACACGGACAGCCCCGCGCGAAGGGTCCTTCGCGGCCAAGCCCGTCCCGGGCGCCACGCCGGCCACCCTCGGCAGCGACGACCTGATCGAGCTCCTGTTCTTCGCCTACCGGGATTTCGTGGGCGATCCCGACCGGATCCTGGCGGATTACGGCTTCGGCCGGGCGCACCACCGGGTGCTGCACTTCGTCGACCGCTATCCGGGCCTGACCATCGCCGAGCTCCTCGACATCCTGCGCATCACCAAGCAGAGCCTGAACCGGGTGCTCAAGGACCTGATCGGCCAGGGCTACATCGCGCAGAAGCCGGGTTCGAGCGACCGGCGCCAGCGCCTCCTGTACTGCACGGAGGCCGGCGCCGGGCTCGCGGCCGACCTCACGCGGGTCCAGGCGCGCCGCCTCGCCCGGGCCCTCGCCGCACCGGACGCGCGCGGCTCCCCGGAGGACTTCCTGATGGCGATGATCGAACCGGAGGACCGCCCGGCGGTCCAGCGCCTGATGGCGCGGCGCGGCCGTGCGGCCGATACCCGTGCAGCCGACCCGCGCGCGGCCGATTTCCGCGGGGGCGGCGCGTGACGGCCGCCCGGGCCGAGCTGCCCGACGAGGCGCCGCATGTCCTCGTGGTCGACGACGACCGCCGCCTGCGCGACCTGCTCGCCCGCTACCTCACCGACCAGGGGTTTCGGGTCACCACGGCGGCGAGCGCCGCCGAGGCCCGGGCCCGGGCCCAGAGCGTCGTGTTCGACGCGATGGTGCTCGACGTGATGATGCCCGGCGAGAACGGCTTCGACTACGCCCGCAGCGTCCGCGAGACCTCCCGGGTGCCGATCCTGATGCTCACCGCCCGCTCCAACCCGAACGACCGGGTGATGGGCCTGGAGATCGGCGCGGACGATTACCTGCCCAAACCCTTCGAGCCCCGGGAGCTGACGCTCCGGCTCAACAACATCATCCAGCGCGGCCTGCGCCCGCGCGCGGCGACCGCCGAGGCCGTGACCTTCGGGCCGTTCGCGTTCCGGATCGACCGGGGCGAGCTGCGCCGGGACGACGAGCTGATCCGGATCACCGACCGCGAGCGCGAGATCCTGACGATCCTGGCCATGGCCGGGGGCGGCAATGTCGAGCGCGAGCAGCTCGCCGGCTCCGGCGGGGCGGCCATGGAGCGCACGGTCGACGTCCAGATCAACCGCCTGCGCCGCAAGACCGAGGTCGATCCCGCCAACCCGCTGTTCCTGCAGACCGTCCGGGGCGTCGGCTACCGGCTGGCGGTGGATTGAGGACGGGTCTGAACGAAATCAGCTTAGCCGCGGTGATGTCCGAGATGGGTGGTTCTCCGCCCCTCCGCTCTCAAATGGCCATCGTGTTAATGCGGACCCTCACGTACCGCGCAGTCGCTCGTCTGTGCGGAATTCGAGATCGACTGCCTGCGCTTTAGCGACTAGGGGCCCTATCGAGAGACCACTCGACTATAGATTTCCAACAATTCGACATATGCTCGTCCCGTCAGGCAACACCCGATTTTTCTGGAGAGACGATGCCGACCCGCCGTACAGCGATTGGTGTGGTGGCGGCGATGGGGCTCATTCCTGATTGCTCGAATGCGCAACCTGTAAGGGAAAACCGACGCCTCGGAATCCTGATGCCATCCGGCGAGGCCGATCCGGAGACGAGCCGGCGCCTTGATGCCGTTCTAGCCAAGCTTGACGAGCTTGGCTGGAAGACCGGTTCAAACCTAGACATCACGATCAGATACGTTGGTGGAGACCCCAACAAGGCGGCCGGATTGGCCAGGGACCTCGTCGCCGCCCACGTGAACATCATCCTGACAGCAGGAACCGAGGCGTCCAGAGCCGCGCTCGCTTCGACCAGGGACTTGCCGATCGTCATGGCGACGATTGGCGACCCCGTCGGGATCGGTCTGGCCCAGAGCCTGTCGCACCCCGGCGGAAACATGACCGGGTTCAGCCTCAATGCGTCGGATCTGAGCGCCAAGAGGGTGGAGTTTGCCCGCGAGTGCATTCCGGAGACACGCCGCATCGCTGTC from Methylobacterium sp. PvR107 encodes:
- a CDS encoding 8-oxoguanine deaminase, encoding MAEAAEPGPRRLWIRDPLAILAEGAAGGVVVAGTRIVEHVPAGAKPAAPVDETFDASRHVVIPGLINTHHHAFQTLTRAHPLAINKPLFPWLKALYTVWGRITPEAFRLATQVAFTELLLSGCTTAGDHHYLFPKGLEDSIDVQVAEARALGIRAAITRGSMSLSDREGGLPPEALTQDDDTILSDCERVLNLFHDPAPGAMVQVALAPCSPFAVTKRLMCESAALAARHGSRLHTHLGETLDEDAYCQSMFGCRPVEYLEEVGWLSDRVWLAHGIHFTDAEVARLGQAGVGVCHCPTSNMTLASGRCRTCELEAAGAPVGLGVDGSASNDSSNLMEGVRHALMINRLTYGAEAVSHRDALRWATEGSAACLGRSDIGRIAPGREADLALFTLDELRFSGAHDPLAALVLCGATRADRVMVAGRWRVIDGQPLGVDTGRLREAHSRLAVDLFGTV
- a CDS encoding MarR family transcriptional regulator, which produces MTRTAPREGSFAAKPVPGATPATLGSDDLIELLFFAYRDFVGDPDRILADYGFGRAHHRVLHFVDRYPGLTIAELLDILRITKQSLNRVLKDLIGQGYIAQKPGSSDRRQRLLYCTEAGAGLAADLTRVQARRLARALAAPDARGSPEDFLMAMIEPEDRPAVQRLMARRGRAADTRAADPRAADFRGGGA
- a CDS encoding formate--tetrahydrofolate ligase; amino-acid sequence: MPSDIEIARAATLKPIAQVAERLGIPDDALHNYGKHIAKIDHGYIAGLESRKPGKLVLVTAISPTPAGEGKTTTTVGLGDALNRIGEKTMICLREPSLGPCFGMKGGAAGGGKAQVVPMEQINLHFTGDFHAITSAHSLAAALIDNHVYWANELNIDVRRIHWRRVVDMNDRALRQITQSLGGVANGFPREDGFDITVASEVMAVFCLARDLADLEERLGRIVIAETRDRKLVTLKDVKATGAMTVLLKDALQPNLVQTLEGNPALIHGGPFANIAHGCNSVIATRAGLRLADYTVTEAGFGADLGAEKFLDIKCRQAGLTPSAVVVVATIRALKMHGGVDKKSLGGENIDALEKGFANLARHVTNLRGFGLPVVVGVNHFHADTDAEHAKLKELCRERLDVEAITCRHWAEGGAGAEELARAVVKLSQAEPAPIRHAYETESRLTDKIRAIATKLYGAADIQIETKAQAKLATFEKDGYGHLPICMAKTQYSFSTDPTLMGAPEGHIVGVRDVRLSAGAGFVVAICGEIMTMPGLPRVPAADTIRLDANGQIDGLF
- a CDS encoding DUF305 domain-containing protein, which translates into the protein MMRARAVPSRYGDPDVDFRRQTIPHHQGAIAMAQVGLGHATDPWTRQLAEMEAWLTRRGAAVPAGGAPQHVQTAGSFRSQAAEAGTRAAMRGQSWAPGAGIR
- a CDS encoding response regulator, with product MTAARAELPDEAPHVLVVDDDRRLRDLLARYLTDQGFRVTTAASAAEARARAQSVVFDAMVLDVMMPGENGFDYARSVRETSRVPILMLTARSNPNDRVMGLEIGADDYLPKPFEPRELTLRLNNIIQRGLRPRAATAEAVTFGPFAFRIDRGELRRDDELIRITDREREILTILAMAGGGNVEREQLAGSGGAAMERTVDVQINRLRRKTEVDPANPLFLQTVRGVGYRLAVD
- a CDS encoding ABC transporter substrate-binding protein yields the protein MPTRRTAIGVVAAMGLIPDCSNAQPVRENRRLGILMPSGEADPETSRRLDAVLAKLDELGWKTGSNLDITIRYVGGDPNKAAGLARDLVAAHVNIILTAGTEASRAALASTRDLPIVMATIGDPVGIGLAQSLSHPGGNMTGFSLNASDLSAKRVEFARECIPETRRIAVVGNMSNDSVLLKAKSIAEASAAYGIDTKRFDISGPSAMSGVLVGVRDWRADVILTTEDAVVVANRDAFVKFATDHRIPVMSEFAVLADAGAVLSYGPATIDLWRRSAIYIDKILRGTAPGVLPIEQPNRFELVLNRRSANTLGLRFPLNIESFADRVIE